A single window of Pseudomonas benzenivorans DNA harbors:
- a CDS encoding Na+/H+ antiporter family protein, translating into MNAVIAAVGIMLILSLCRVHVVVALIVGALVGGLLGGLGVEGTLAAFNQGLGGGATVALSYALLGAFAVAIAKSGLAHALADKALAMVGQQQDSGGFWLKWLLLALLLAVAIASQNILPIHIAFIPLLVPPLLYVLSKLQLDRRLIACVLTFGLVTPYMFLPVGFGGIFLNEILLANVAKAGVDTSGISVSQAMAIPALGMLCGLLVAVLFSYRGKRVYDLAKIEQVERVDVAYNPLSLLVAGVAIAAAFFVQLWLDSMIIGALVGFVIFSLSGVVRWKEADGLFTEGMKMMAMIGFIMIAAAGFAEVMKATGEVKTLVDGAAELIGHDKAIGALLMLLVGLLVTMGIGSSFSTVPIIAAIFVPLGLQLGFSPLAIVCIVGTAGALGDAGSPASDSTLGPTAGLNIDGQHNHIWDSVVPTFLHYNLPLLAFGWLAAMVL; encoded by the coding sequence ATGAATGCAGTAATAGCAGCGGTCGGCATCATGCTGATCCTCAGCCTGTGCCGCGTGCACGTGGTGGTGGCGTTGATCGTCGGCGCGCTGGTCGGTGGCCTGCTTGGCGGCCTGGGCGTCGAGGGCACGCTGGCCGCGTTCAACCAGGGCCTGGGGGGCGGCGCTACCGTGGCCCTGTCCTATGCCTTGCTCGGCGCCTTCGCCGTGGCCATCGCCAAGTCGGGCCTGGCCCATGCCCTGGCCGACAAGGCGCTGGCAATGGTCGGCCAGCAACAGGATTCGGGCGGTTTCTGGCTGAAGTGGCTGCTGCTTGCGCTGCTGCTGGCCGTCGCCATCGCCTCGCAGAACATCCTGCCGATCCATATCGCCTTCATTCCGCTGCTGGTGCCGCCGCTGCTTTATGTCCTGAGCAAGCTGCAACTGGACCGGCGGCTGATCGCCTGCGTGCTGACCTTCGGCCTGGTCACCCCCTACATGTTCCTGCCGGTGGGCTTCGGCGGAATCTTCCTGAACGAGATCCTGCTGGCCAACGTGGCCAAGGCCGGGGTGGATACCAGTGGCATCAGCGTCAGCCAGGCCATGGCGATTCCGGCCCTGGGCATGCTGTGCGGCCTGCTGGTGGCGGTATTGTTCAGTTACCGCGGCAAGCGGGTGTACGACTTGGCGAAGATCGAGCAGGTCGAGCGTGTGGACGTGGCCTACAACCCGCTTAGCCTGCTGGTGGCCGGTGTGGCCATCGCCGCGGCCTTCTTCGTGCAGCTGTGGCTGGACTCTATGATCATCGGCGCGCTGGTGGGCTTCGTGATCTTCTCGCTGTCCGGGGTGGTGCGCTGGAAGGAGGCCGATGGCCTGTTCACCGAGGGCATGAAGATGATGGCGATGATCGGCTTCATCATGATCGCCGCCGCCGGCTTCGCCGAGGTGATGAAGGCCACCGGCGAGGTGAAGACCCTGGTGGATGGCGCGGCCGAGTTGATCGGTCACGACAAGGCGATCGGCGCGCTGCTGATGCTGCTGGTCGGGCTGCTGGTGACCATGGGCATCGGCTCGTCGTTTTCCACCGTGCCGATCATCGCGGCGATCTTCGTGCCTTTGGGCCTGCAGCTGGGCTTCAGTCCGCTGGCCATCGTCTGCATAGTCGGCACCGCGGGCGCCCTGGGCGATGCCGGCTCGCCGGCTTCGGATTCGACCCTCGGGCCGACCGCGGGCCTGAACATCGACGGTCAGCACAACCATATCTGGGACAGCGTGGTGCCGACCTTCCTGCACTACAACCTGCCGCTGCTGGCGTTCGGCTGGCTGGCGGCGATGGTGTTGTAA